The Catenuloplanes niger genome includes a window with the following:
- a CDS encoding glycosyltransferase family 2 protein: MATVSVIIPAYNEQQNIPQTIAAIPAARLRAAGYDVEILVVDNASTDETGRLAREHGARVLVQPVRGYGNAYRAGFANCVGDVIATGDADLTYPFEILPEAVHRLETDRLDFLTTDRLARLDPQSMTRSHIWGNHALSFVTRQLFAVPFRDSQSGMWIFRRHLLDRMRLRSGGMAFSQELKVEAYRSGFRCAEIPISYYPRGGETKNRTVVDGIGNLSQLIAARLRNGRRAPAHAAPGRPLLSATVPAAGTAAHADRHARD, from the coding sequence ATGGCGACCGTATCGGTCATCATCCCCGCGTACAACGAGCAGCAGAACATCCCGCAGACGATCGCGGCCATTCCCGCGGCCCGGCTGCGCGCGGCCGGCTACGACGTCGAGATCCTGGTCGTGGACAACGCGTCCACCGACGAGACCGGGCGGCTGGCCCGCGAGCACGGCGCCAGGGTACTGGTGCAGCCGGTCCGCGGCTACGGCAACGCGTACCGGGCCGGCTTCGCCAACTGCGTCGGCGACGTGATCGCGACCGGGGACGCGGACCTGACGTACCCGTTCGAGATCCTGCCCGAGGCGGTGCACCGGCTGGAGACCGACCGGCTGGACTTCCTCACCACCGACCGGCTGGCCCGGCTGGACCCGCAGTCGATGACCCGCTCGCACATCTGGGGCAACCACGCGCTCAGCTTCGTCACCCGCCAGCTGTTCGCGGTGCCGTTCCGCGACTCCCAGTCCGGCATGTGGATCTTTCGGCGGCACCTGCTGGACCGGATGCGGCTGCGCTCCGGCGGCATGGCGTTCTCCCAGGAGCTGAAGGTGGAGGCGTACCGCAGCGGCTTCCGGTGCGCGGAGATCCCCATCTCCTACTACCCGCGCGGCGGCGAGACGAAGAACCGCACCGTGGTCGACGGCATCGGCAACCTCAGCCAGCTCATCGCGGCCCGGCTGCGCAACGGCCGGCGGGCGCCCGCGCACGCCGCCCCGGGCCGTCCGCTGCTGTCCGCGACCGTGCCCGCGGCCGGCACCGCCGCGCACGCCGACCGGCACGCACGGGACTGA
- a CDS encoding glycosyltransferase family 4 protein produces MRILIVSSYFPPHIGGVEAVAHRQARVLAAHGHDVAVATGRVDPHLPEYAREHGFSVWRLPAANPVERRTGVPYPLMGAGFWHGLRRLVTWSEVVHVHDVLYQPPQAAALLAVRAGRPLFATQHVGPATHPHPLVRGVEHTVGTVAGRLIWPRCRSVVAYNPRVVAHLRAGGVPADRIARAEIGVDTDTFAPGPPDPALRAAWGLPAEGRIVLFVGRMIANKGYQSVLAAAGPGRHVVLAGSGTPAGPIPPGATWLGPVSPDRLPGLYRLADVFVLPSRGEVFPIVAREAMATGLPVVLTDSPRYDDYDVDRALLRLVAPEPAPVRAAIDAVLADDALRRRMGAWSRTFALRHFDAAAADDALLRLYDDTPAVPAGGTR; encoded by the coding sequence GTGCGCATCCTGATCGTCTCCAGCTACTTCCCGCCGCACATCGGCGGCGTCGAGGCCGTCGCACACCGGCAGGCACGCGTGCTCGCCGCGCACGGGCACGACGTCGCGGTCGCGACCGGCCGCGTCGACCCGCACCTGCCGGAGTACGCGCGGGAGCACGGGTTCTCCGTCTGGCGGCTGCCCGCGGCGAACCCGGTCGAGCGGCGCACCGGTGTGCCGTACCCGTTGATGGGCGCGGGTTTCTGGCACGGACTGCGCCGGCTGGTGACCTGGTCGGAGGTGGTGCACGTGCACGACGTGCTGTACCAGCCGCCGCAGGCCGCCGCGCTGCTGGCCGTGCGTGCCGGGCGGCCGCTGTTCGCCACCCAGCACGTCGGCCCGGCCACCCACCCGCACCCGCTGGTCCGCGGCGTCGAGCACACGGTCGGCACGGTCGCGGGCCGGCTGATCTGGCCGCGCTGCCGGTCCGTGGTCGCCTACAACCCGCGGGTCGTGGCGCACCTGCGGGCCGGTGGCGTGCCCGCGGACCGGATCGCGCGCGCGGAGATCGGCGTGGACACGGACACGTTCGCGCCCGGGCCACCGGACCCGGCGCTGCGCGCGGCCTGGGGCCTGCCGGCCGAGGGAAGGATCGTGCTCTTCGTCGGGCGGATGATCGCCAACAAGGGGTACCAGAGCGTGCTCGCCGCCGCCGGTCCCGGCCGGCACGTGGTGCTGGCCGGCTCCGGCACCCCGGCCGGGCCGATACCGCCGGGCGCCACCTGGCTCGGGCCGGTGTCCCCGGACCGGCTGCCCGGCCTCTACCGGCTCGCGGACGTGTTCGTGCTGCCGTCCCGCGGCGAGGTGTTCCCGATCGTGGCCCGCGAGGCGATGGCCACCGGGCTGCCCGTGGTGCTCACCGACAGCCCGCGCTACGACGACTACGACGTCGACCGCGCGCTGCTGCGCCTGGTCGCGCCGGAGCCCGCACCGGTCCGGGCCGCGATCGACGCCGTGCTCGCCGACGACGCGCTGCGCCGGCGGATGGGCGCCTGGTCCCGCACGTTCGCACTCCGGCACTTCGACGCGGCGGCCGCCGACGACGCGCTGCTGCGCCTGTACGACGACACGCCGGCGGTGCCGGCCGGAGGGACCCGATGA